The Oikeobacillus pervagus genome contains a region encoding:
- a CDS encoding ABC transporter substrate-binding protein: MKKTWIKWVSLLLSAIVIFSLAACNQQTEKKEKRQKIRVAEVTRSIFYAPQYIAVEKGFFEEEGLDVEIKTTWGGDKTMTALLSNGADIALVGSETSVYVYARGANDPIVNFAQLTQTDGTFLVAREKVENFNWDQLKGADFLGQRKGGMPQMVGEYVLKQHQIDPKNDVNLIQNVDFANIANAFASGTGDYVQLFEPTASIFEKEGKGQIVASFGEESGTVPYTTFMTKNSYLKEKTETIEKFTRAIYKAQQWLNTHSTKEAAKVIQPYFEDTEIEIIETVIDRYKNQHSFATDPILDEKEWNQLIHIMKEAGELPSQVDYKTLVDTSIAEKIVK; the protein is encoded by the coding sequence ATGAAAAAAACGTGGATAAAATGGGTGTCATTATTACTATCTGCCATCGTTATTTTTTCTTTAGCAGCCTGTAACCAACAAACGGAGAAAAAAGAAAAAAGGCAAAAAATACGGGTTGCCGAAGTAACGAGATCCATATTTTATGCCCCACAATACATTGCAGTGGAAAAAGGATTTTTTGAAGAAGAAGGATTAGATGTGGAAATCAAGACGACTTGGGGTGGAGATAAAACGATGACAGCCCTATTATCAAATGGTGCCGATATCGCCTTAGTTGGATCAGAAACATCTGTATATGTATATGCACGTGGCGCTAATGACCCCATCGTTAATTTCGCACAGCTCACTCAAACAGATGGAACATTCCTTGTAGCCAGAGAAAAAGTAGAAAATTTTAACTGGGATCAATTAAAAGGTGCAGACTTTTTAGGACAACGAAAAGGTGGAATGCCACAGATGGTTGGGGAGTATGTCTTAAAGCAACATCAAATTGATCCAAAAAATGATGTAAACCTCATCCAAAATGTTGACTTTGCCAATATTGCGAATGCCTTTGCCTCTGGAACCGGTGATTATGTCCAGCTATTCGAACCTACTGCATCTATTTTTGAAAAAGAAGGGAAAGGACAGATTGTTGCCTCATTTGGAGAAGAATCCGGTACTGTTCCATACACCACTTTTATGACAAAGAACAGCTATCTAAAGGAAAAAACTGAGACCATTGAGAAATTTACAAGGGCCATCTACAAAGCACAGCAATGGTTAAATACCCATAGCACAAAAGAAGCCGCCAAAGTCATCCAGCCTTATTTTGAAGATACAGAAATTGAAATCATCGAAACAGTGATCGATCGGTATAAAAACCAACATTCCTTCGCTACCGATCCCATATTAGATGAGAAAGAATGGAATCAGCTCATCCATATTATGAAAGAAGCAGGAGAACTCCCAAGTCAAGTCGATTACAAAACATTAGTTGACACAAGCATCGCGGAAAAAATTGTGAAATAA
- a CDS encoding ABC transporter ATP-binding protein has translation MGFVEIDSISHTYFTPTTANNALKNIHFTIEKGEFISLIGPSGCGKTTLLSIVAGLLSPTNGKILIEGKNPNQLKSLIGYMLQQDYLFPWKSIEENIFLGLKVMNLLNEETKQKAIHLLEVMGLQGVEKQSPRQLSGGMRQRVALVRTLAVNPKLLLLDEPFSALDYQTKLKLEDLVFTTLKSFHKTALLVTHDIGEAICMSDRIIMLSRSPGSIHRIFKVPKELRELSPFEARNHSQFPDFFQQIWKELELLEHK, from the coding sequence ATGGGTTTTGTTGAAATTGACTCCATCTCGCACACTTATTTTACTCCTACGACAGCCAATAATGCTTTAAAAAATATTCATTTTACCATCGAGAAGGGAGAATTCATTTCGCTCATTGGACCAAGTGGTTGCGGGAAAACCACTTTATTGTCCATTGTGGCAGGTCTCCTCTCCCCTACCAATGGGAAAATTCTCATAGAAGGGAAAAATCCCAATCAGTTAAAAAGCCTGATCGGTTATATGCTTCAGCAAGATTATCTATTTCCATGGAAATCGATTGAAGAAAATATTTTCTTAGGCCTGAAAGTCATGAATCTTTTAAATGAGGAAACAAAACAAAAAGCAATTCATTTGTTAGAAGTGATGGGATTACAAGGGGTGGAAAAACAATCTCCTAGACAATTATCTGGAGGAATGCGGCAGCGAGTCGCTCTCGTTAGAACATTGGCTGTGAATCCGAAACTATTATTATTAGATGAACCCTTTTCCGCTTTAGATTATCAAACAAAGTTAAAATTAGAAGATTTAGTGTTTACTACTCTTAAATCTTTTCATAAAACAGCCCTTCTCGTCACACATGATATTGGAGAGGCTATCTGTATGAGTGATCGAATTATCATGCTTTCCAGAAGTCCAGGAAGCATTCATAGAATCTTTAAAGTACCAAAAGAATTGCGGGAACTTTCACCTTTCGAGGCAAGAAACCATTCACAATTCCCCGATTTTTTTCAACAAATATGGAAGGAGTTGGAGTTACTTGAACACAAATAA